TCTGGATCTGCAAACCTTCAAGCTCACCGACCAACTGACCGGGCGCATGATGGGGGCCAGCGCCGATGTCACTCCCCAGGTGGCGCGCATGGATGCCCATTCGCTCAAGCATCGCGGTCCGGCGCGGCTGTGCTATTGCAGCCACGTGCTGCGTGCCAAGGCCGACCAGCATCAGGGCGGGCGTAGTCCCGTGCAGGTGGGCGTCGAGCTGTTCGGCCATGCCGGCCTGGAAGCCGATCTGGAAATACTCAGGCTGGCCTTGGCCAGCCTGGTGACCGCCGGTTCGCAGGAGATTCACCTGGCGCTGGGTCACATCGGCATCTATCGCGCCCTGGTAGAGGCTTGCGCGCTTTCCCGGGAAGCCGAGCTTGCGCTGTTCGAAGCCATCGAACGCAAGTCGCCGGCGGAAACCGAGGCCTTGGTCGATGCGCAGATCGACGATCCGGCCGTCGCACGCATGATCAAGGCGCTGCCCGGTCTGCATGGGGGACGCGACATGCTGGACGAAGCGCGTGCGGTGTTCGCCGACGGGCCGGCACCGCTCGGCGCTGCGCTCGATCAGTTGCAGGCGCTCTGCGAAGGGGTCGCTCACGGCCCCGACGATGTCACGCTGTACGTCGACCTGGCCGATCTGCGCGGCTATCAATACCATACCGGCATGATGTTTGCCGCCTACGTGCCGGGTTATGGCCAGGCGCTGGTCAAGGGCGGCCGCTATGACGATACCGGGCGGGCCTTCGGCCGGGCGCGTCCCGCCACCGGCTTCTCGATGGATCTCAAGCTGTTGGCTACGTTGACCGAGCAGCAGCCACCTTGCGACGGGATCTGGGCGCCAGCCGACGAGACTGCGGGAGCAAGCGAGCTCGATGCGGTCGTCGCACGACTGCGCGAGGCAGGAGAGCGGGTCGTGAGGGCGCTTCCGGGCCAGCATGCCGATCCTGTCGAGCATCGTTGCAATCGCCGCCTGGTACGCCTGGGCGACGATTGGCAGGTATCGCCCCTGGCATAATAGCGAGAGCCTGGCGGATGCGTCGGTCAGGCAGATTCTTCGATCAAGAGACGAGAGTAATGGGCAAGAACGTAGTCGTACTGGGCACCCAGTGGGGTGACGAGGGCAAAGGCAAGGTCGTCGATCTGCTGACCGAATCGGCCTCCGCGGTGGTGCGCTTCCAGGGCGGCCACAACGCCGGCCACACCTTGGTCATCGACGGCGAGAAGACCGTGTTGCACCTGATCCCCTCGGGGATCTTGCGCGACGACAAGACCTGCGTGATCGGCAATGGCGTGGTGCTGTCGCCGGAAGCGCTGATCAGCGAGATTCGCGAACTGGAGGCCAAGGGCGTGCCGGTCCGCAAGCGGCTGAGGCTGTCGCCGGCCTGCCCGCTGATCCTGCCGTACCACGTGCGGCTCGATCAGGCCCGCGAGAAGGCCCGCGGCATCGCCAAGATCGGCACCACCGGGCGTGGCATCGGCCCCGCCTACGAGGACAAGGTTGCGCGTCGCGGCCTGCGCCTGGGCGATCTGCTGCACCGTGAACGCTTCGCCTCCAAGCTCGGCGAAGTGCTGGATTATCATAACTTCGTGCTCCAGCACTATCACGGCGAGCCCGCGGTGGATTTCCAGCAGATCCTCGACGAGGCGATGACCATGGCCGAGGAACTGCGGCCGATGGTCTGCGACACGGTCAGTCTGGTCCACGATTTCCGCAAGGCCGGCGACAATATCCTCTTCGAGGGTGCCCAGGGCTCGCTGCTGGACATCGACCACGGTACCTATCCCTTCGTCACCAGTTCCAACACCACTGCCGGCGGCACCGCGACCGGTTCGGGCGTCGGGCCGCTGTACCTTGACTACGTGCTGGGCATCACCAAGGCCTATACCACGCGTGTCGGGTCGGGACCGTTTCCCACCGAACTGTTCGACGAATTCGGCCGCCATCTCGCCGAGCGCGGTCATGAGTTCGGCGCCACCACCGGGCGTCCGCGTCGTTGCGGCTGGTTCGATGCGGTGGCGCTGCGCCACGCCGTGCAGGTCAACTCGGTTTCGGGGATCTGCCTGACCAAGCTCGACGTGCTCGACGGTCTGGAAAACATCCGCGTATGCATCGGCTATCGCAGCAAGGATGGCGAGACCCTGGACGCGCCGGTGGACTCCGAGGGCTACGAAGCGGTCGAACCGCTCTATCAGGACCTGCCGGGCTGGAGCGAATCGACACTGGGCATCAAGCGTGTCGAGGACCTGCCGGCCAATGCCCGCGCTTATATCAGTTTCCTCGAGGAACAGACCGGCACGCCGATCGACATCATCTCCACCGGCCCCGACCGCAACGAGACGATCGTGCTGCGCAATCCGTTTCTCGATTGAGAACCAGTCCGGTCGCCGGGCCGGATCAAAAATGCCCGGGACGAACCCGGGCAAACGACATGCGATTACAAGCGATCAACTTCCAGTGGTGGGAACCTCACTGGCGATTTCGGCGGCCTGATCGTTCTCGAGCAGGTCGCGCATCGTTTCCAAGGCGACCTGACTATTGCCGTCGATGGTCTGGTCGAGCCACAGCAGCGCCTGTGACTGGTTGGCGTTTTCCAGCCCCTGAGTCCACAGGTAGGCCTTGGCGAGTGCCAGGCGAGCGGTGGGGTGGCCCTGACGGGCGGCTCGGAACAGGTATTCGGCGCCCTTGGCATTATCTTGCTCTAGCACGTCGCCACGCAGGTAGGCCCGCCCGAGAGTCGCCTGAGCGCCGGCATGGCCCTGCTCGGCCGCATCCTTTAGCAGTTCCAGACCGCGCTCCACGTTCTGGGTGATGCCGTCGCGCCCGTAGAGCAGTGAACGGCCCAGATTGGCTTGCGAAGAGAGACTGCCCGCTTCGGCCGCGCGAGTCAGCCACTGTTTGGCCTTGGCCGGGTCCTTGGCAACTCCCTCACCCGACAGATAGGCCTCGCCCAGTACCTGCGCGGCGTAGGCGTTGCCGCGCTCGGCGCTGCGTGTCAGCAGACCTATGCCCTTGTCGGTATCGCGCGCGACCCCGTTGCCCTTGAGGTACGCTTGGCCCAGGGTCTGCATGGCGCCCAGGTTGCCACCGCGAATGGCGCGCTGTAGCAAGCTGACCCCACGTTGCGGGTTGGCCGCCACCTGATTGCCGTTGAGCAGCCGCGCTCCCAGATCGGCGCTCGCACCGATATGGCCGCGCGAGACGGCGGTCTCCAGGTAATTAAGGCCCTTGGAGATGTTTTGCGGAAAGCGGTCCCCCTGCAGGTAGGCCCGTCCCAGTGTCGCCGCGGCGCCGGCGTGGCCAGCGTTGTTGGCCTTGGTCAGCCATTGGTAGGCCTTCTCGGTATTCTGTTCCAGGCCCAGGCGGCCCTTGAGATAGGCGCGCCCAAGATCGGCCATGGCGCCAGGTTCGCCGAGCCTGGCCGCGCGAATGATCGCATCGATGTTGTTGCCATCGCCACGGTCGCGATAGAGCCTGGCCAGCGCAAGCTCGGCGGAATCGCGACCGGCCGCTTGGGCCCGCTTCAGCCAACGCTCGCCCTTGGCGTAATTCTGCGGCAAGCTCTCGCCGTCGCGATAAGCGCGGCCCAGCACGATCATTGCGTAGTCGTCACCCTGCTCGGCGGCCCGGGTGAGCAGCGATTGCGCTTCGCCGATACTGTCGCTGTTGCCGCTGAGCGGGCCGTCGAGATAGGCCTTGCCGAGCACCGTCATCGCGGTGGTATCACCGCTCTTGATGGCTTGCCTGAGCAGCGTTTCGCCGGCTTGGGGGTCGGGGGGAATTACCTCCCCGCTCAGGTAGGCTTCGCCAAGCAGGCGCGCGGCAAACGACTGGTTCTGATTGGCGGCTTCACGCAGCAGTTTTTCGGCACGCGAGGGCGAGCGTGCCACCCCCGTGCCGGTCAGATAGGCTTCACCCAATTGAGCGGTAGCGTAACTGCTTCCGGCCTGGTGGCCGCGCTTGAGATAATCGATGGCCTTCCGCGGTTGGGCCAGGGTCCCTTCGCCATCCAGATAAATATCGCCAAGCACCGCCAATGCCAGCGGATCGTCTTTATCCGCGGCCTTTTCAAGCAGTCGTATGCCCTGTTGACGCTGCCCCGGTAATTGCGTTCCGTCGATATAGGCCCGACCCAGGGCGATGGTGGCATTCAGCGACCCTTGCTCGGACGCGCGGGCCAACCACTGCTCGGCTCGCTGTGGCCGGGGTGTGATGCCTTGCTCACCCAGCAAGGCCTTGCCCAGATCGGTCATGGCTTCGACATCGCCCGCTTGCGCGGCCTGTTCGAGCATGGTAAGCGCGCGTTCGCTTTCGCCGCTGGCAAGTAGCGCCTCACCGACTTCGCCGAGCGCATCGGGGTCGCCGGAGTCGGCGGCACGCATCAACCAGCGCCGCTGCTTTTCGGGCTGGTAACCGAGCATGCCATCGCGCGCGTAGAGTGCCGCGAGATTGGTCATTGCATCGACGTCGCCCTGTCTGGCACGCGTCTCGATCGTTTCGGCATAACGCTGCGCGTAGTTCTTGGATTGCTGTGGATCGGCCTGATACCAACCGCCTTGTCGATACGCCTCGGCCAGCGCGAGCAGGGCGCTCGTGTTGCCGTTCTCGGCGGCCTTGCGGTAGAGCTGGATGGCGCGCTCGGGCTGGCGTTCGACGCCCTGGCCGCGGGCCAGCATGTCGGCTAGCAGCGGAGTGGCGTCGACTTCCCCTTCGTTGATCGCTTGCTTGAGTAGATAGAAGGCCAGGGTGTCGTTGCGTTCGACACCATCGCCATCCCGATACAGGCGCGCCAGATTGAGCGAGGCGTTGCCAAGGATTGGCGAAGGGCGTTGCAGGGCTTGGCCATAGAACTTGGCGGCGCGCTGTGGGTCGCGGGGTACGGCCTCGCCCTTGTCGTAAATCTTGGCCAACTCGTAATACGGCAGCATGAAACCTTCATTGGCCAGGGCCTGGAAGCGCGCGATGGCCGTTTGCGTGTTGCCTGCCGCTGCGGCCTGGCGTGCGAAATCGACTCGGCTCCAATCCAGGGCATCCATATCGGTCGGCCGACCGCCATCGAACCAGTCCTGATACTGCTGGGGTACGGCCGGAGCGGCGCTATCTCGAGTCACTTCATTCGTAGCGGCGCAACCCGCCAGAGCGAGCAGCAATGGCATGGTATATAGAATCGCAAGCCACTCGCGGCGTGGTATGCCACGGTAAGTCGTCTGATCGGTCATGTGAATCCTCCTTGATTGACACCGGCACCTGGGCATCCAAGGACGCTATCTATTCCAGGTCCTCGAAGAGCCGGTTCTGCTGTTTTTTCTGCTCGGTAGAGACCTGTTCCTGAGCCTTGGGATCCATGAAATAAAGCGTCACGTAGCCCCCCGCGCCTCGATTGAAAATAGGCCGCATGGTCTCGAGAAATTGGGTCAGGCGAGGATTGTTGAAACGTGCCAGGTAAATTTCCATCCAAGCTAGATATTGATCATCCTTGAGGAATCCCATGTATTGCTCCTGGGGCGCCAGATCACCTAGCTTCGAGGGATCCACGATGACATCGATGGCAAAGTTGACGGCATCGCGGATGGTATTCCCATCAATCTCAAGATTGAAAATATCATACCCTTGGCGAGCGATTATCTGCATATTGGGGATAAGCCAGAGCAGGGCGTAGTTCTGATAGTGAACGGCACGCCGGCCACGCTTCATTTCCAGCGGAAAGGCACCTTCCTCGGTCATGTCGTTCAGCGCCGAATACACGGCACTGACGCCGAAGCGAAATAACTCATCGTCATCGGTAAGCACACCTACCATCGTGGCGTATAGCGCGCGACGATAGAAATGGTTGTTGCAACAGCTGTTGTTAGGCTGACCGGGGATAGCCTTGTGTTGATAGGCTAATCGCTTGAGCCAGTCGTTGATCCGTTGTTTCTGTTCTGCCATGCCATCCACAGCCCCTCTTACCACTGAATAAGCCTCGGCGGCGGAGAAAATCATTGACTCGGTGGCAAACCAGGCCTGCGGCTTCGCTGAATCGTAATAGAACTTCATGAGCGCATCGCTGCGGGCCCACTTGTCGAGAAACCGGATCAGACATTCGCCATAGTAGATATCGCCGCTGGCCACATAGGAGCCGGCAAGCTTGGCGACGGTTTTCTCGAATTCAAATAGTGGGCTGGATATTTCACGCCATGCCTTGGGGCTGGGATAAAAGCCTGGGATTCGAATCTTTGTATCCAGCGGTGGAATCTCCAGCAATTGCCGGCAACTGGGCCCCGTTGAAAGCCTTTCGATCTGCGTCAGCAGCAACGGATTGTCGGTCCTCTGAAGAAGCTCCATGCGTTCTTGAACGTCGAAGTAAGAGGCATTCGGGCGGGTCACCGTGTACTCTGATAAATCGAGTTTCTGGCGCTCCTTGATCGACATCGCCTGGGTGGAGGCGGCCCATACCATTAGCAGGATCGTAACCATCATCAGTAATGGGCCAAGGGGCTGACGAGGTCTTGTGTGTTGGCGAACTTCATTCATGGCGGACATGGCGACTCATTGTCGAAATGGCGAAACGGCTGAACGATCGTTCAGCCCCGGTCAGCGTAAACACGGAAATCGGCAAAATCGGCATGCTGGTCCCTGGGCGTACGCCACCCCTTGCCGTTACCGCCGAAGAAGGTAGAAAACATCAGCCCGTCAGCATACACATCGCTCTGCCGGCGATAGACGATGCCTCGTTGCTCGAGGATCGGTTCTCCGTCGACCCATACCCGAGCGATCCCGTTGTCGCTATCGGGATCGTTGAGGATGACTTCCTGTTCGAGAGTGACCCACTCGCCGGTTGGAAAACGCCAGAGTCCACGCCCGACCGACTTGCCGTAATCGTTGTCCTCGTCCTTGTTGACGACGTACTCGTAGAGCTCGCCCTGGCCGTTCTTGCGCCACATGAAGCGCATCGAAAAGCCGTCACCGGTCACTTCGTCGCCACCGCTGGGCGCTTGACCGCCATAGAGTCCCGGTAGTTTGCCACCCTTGACGAAATCGAAGTCCTCGGGAAAGCGAACCTTGTACTGCAGGCATGCCCGCTCTGCATTGCTGAGTGCTGGCAGGGTTGCATAGAAGCCGGCGCCACCGGTTTCGGTGTCGCTGGGCGCCGATGTGCCCTTGGGATAGCTGACCCGAAACCCGCGTTCTCCGATGCCGGTCTGGCTGGCATCGAGCACTTCGATGTTCTTCTCCGTGCCCCAGTCGTCGTTGGTGCCAAAGGCCTGGCGAACCGCACGCTTGCCGTCTTCGACCTGGGGAGGCTCGACGTCGGCCGCCAGCGAGTAACGTTGCGAGCAGGGAGCCACCTGGGGCACCGGTAGCGGGGCCTTGTCTTGTTCATCGTCACCGGCCAGTACGCCCGGAGTGGCGAATAGCAAGGCCAACGGCAGAGCGAGGCCCGCGGAAAGCGGGTGAATCCGGTGAACTGACCGATGGCTGTGAGTCACGCGGGTAAACATGCTTGTCTCCTTGACGGCCAGGCCGACATTGCTGCGGGCATGGCGTCGGTTAGGCGACATCCGACTGCGAGGATGCCGTTAACTGGCGGCGGCGGTCTCGGCCTGATCGTCGCTATCATCGAAGACCTGGTTGAAGACCTTATTGAAGAGCTGCTCGGCCTGTTGATACACGGCGCGACCACCCTGCCAGACCCACTCCACGGTGGCATCGACAATAGGTGCTTCGCTGAAGCGTACGTCCACCGGGACGCCGACGGCGCTCGCCGGCAACGGCTCTTCGGGCACGAGCAGGACGCTGGCGACGTTCTGCTGCTGACGTACCCAATTGGGGAAGCCGGCGCGAGGCTGGCGTTCAACATCCAGCGACACGGTGCGCACCTGGGCCTGGATCGGCTCGGAGGCGTTGGGTAGCGCGATGTACGCCGTCTGGCGAGGCTCGATACGGCCGATATCATTCATATGCACCAGCGCCTCGACCATGACATCGTTCTGCCCGGTCTTGATCAGCGTCATGATGCGTTCGCTCTTGTTGATATAGGTGCCGCCGGAACTGCTGCGGGCCCAGGCCACCAGGCAGTCGCAGGGACTGTAGGTGACATTGGCAGACATCCGCGATTGCAATGCATCGATACGCGAACGCTGATAATCGCGGGACATTTCGAACTGGTTGATACGGATGCGAGCAACTTCAGCCGGCACGCTTTCGAAGTTGGCTGCTGAGCTCGAAGGGCCCGAACTGCCGCTGGGCATGTATACCTGGTTGGCGCCGGGGGAATCGATACGCGCCTGCAGATTCTTGATCAGCTGGTTGTTGTAGTTGAGAGAAGCCTTGGCCAAGATGAGGTCGGTCTTGAGTTGGCTATTCTTGACCCGTACCAGCTTCTGGTCGCGTTGGACCTTGTCGCCGGCTTGAAAGTCGTGCGGGGCGAGTATTCCCGAGCCCGGTGCGCGAATATCGATGCGCGGCGCGGTTACCGCAGCGAAATCGGGCTCGATGAGAAAGAAGTTGCGATAGGCGGTCGCCGTGATTACCGCCAGTAACAGCACTGCAGCCAGTGCCAGCGCCATGTAGCGTCCCCAATACTTGCGCTCGCGAGGCTTTCTTTGCGCCACGCTGGTAGTTTGACGCTTGCGTGGGGTCTGGGGGTCTTCCGTGGCGACCAGGCTTTCCACGGAGGCATGATTGCCGCTCAGGTGAGCGCGGATGACTCGCCGGAGCAGTTCGCGGTGACGCCGTGCGATACGGGTGATCTCGAAGGCGATCTCGTACTGCTTGTCGCGCCGCCGGCCTGCGTCGCGCAGCACCTTGGCATCGACGGGCACGATGAGCTCCGCTGCGCCGGCAACCAGCAATAGCGAAGCCGATACGACCTTGCCTTCCTCGATGGGCTTGTCGCTATACACAGAGAAGCCCCCGAGTGACAGGTCATGCCCGGGCAGGGTGGTGTCGTCAGCGAAACGTACCTGAAAAGGCGCATCGACACGCACATGGCGGCGTTCGTCGCGCCGCTCGTGGCCCAGCTGGCTATCTCGGGCGATCTGCTCGTCATGCTCGTCGTGCATTTTGGTCGAATGCCACTCGCCATCCCGGTCAGGCCGGGATGGCGTGTCCTGTCCGTCGAGGGTCGGCTCTCTTCTGGAATCACGCGTATTGTCATCGCTCATGTATTGCTCCTTGTCCGGTATTCGTATCCGTACGCTTCAGTCCTGGCGGGACGCGAGCCTGACGTTCATGTCGCTCAGGGTGACTGTGCCAAGAATGGTTTGCAGTTCGCAGGGTGCTTCGGTCCTACAGTCGAACTGCCTGGCATCGGCCAGGATCTGGCCATCATTGGCTTGCAGGTTTGCAGCGAGAGCCGGGCTCAAGTGGAGCACCGTCGGCCGCTCGCCGCCATGACCCTTGATTAGTGAAGAGCGTATTTCACCCAGTTCGAAAAGTTTCTCGGTCAGCTGAGAGCCGACGTACAGATTGCCTGCGGACAACTGCACTTGGCCGCCTTCTGGGGCATCGGCCAGCGCCAGCGCTAGCCAACCACCATCGTCGCCGGCGTCGCCGCGTTCGGGGTCGCTGAACTGCTGTTCGCTTTCGTCCCCCATGACTTCCAGCGTCACCCGGTCGGGCGGTGCGACCACCCCAACGAAAATGGCTAGCGCCAGGAGCATGCTGCCGAGATACACGCTGTGCATGAAATGGCTCATGCGTCGTTGACGTCTGGCGGCCTTGGGGTCGTCGGGCTCGCCGGCGGAAATCCCTTGACGCGACCAGGATTGACGATTGAAGCGAAAGCTGACGTAGGTCTTGAGCAGCGCGCCGCCGATCTGGTTGTAATAAAGCAGAGGAATCCAGAGCAGGCTGATACGACCCCGCTGCAAGGCCAGTACGCACGTCGCCACACTGCGTGTGAAGAAGATCCACAGCAGGTAGGCGAAGATGAACGATGGCCGCACGAACAGGGTCAGCATGATCGCCACCGTGGGCCCGATCAGCGTCGTCCACATCGACAGGCGCTGATCGACCAGACTCCACCAGGTGAACAACCCCATGCGCTTGGGGCCCAAGGCGATGGCTCGGCCACTGGTGCGCAGCATATTGCCGTACCACCGACGCATCAGGTCGATAGTGGACTTGAAGAAGCGGTCCTTGTCGGGAAGCTCCTCGAAGCCGGCCACGTACACGTCCGGAATATAGAGCATCTTCCAGCCGTTCTTGAGCAGCCAGTACCAGGTCGACTTGTCATCGCCGGAGAGAAACTTGAAGTTGCCAAAGCGCCAGTGCTCGACATGGTCGTTTTCGACCAGATCGATGAAATCGGGATTGGTGGCAAGTTCGGCGCGAAAGGCGCTGTAACGGCCGGTCAGTACCAGCAGCCGCTCGGAAACTGCCATCGAGCTCATGACCAGATGGCGCTGCGCGTAACGCAGGTCGTACCACTCCTTGGTAACGTCGCCGCCGTTGACTATCGAACGATTGTTGGTGGTCAATGCCCCCAGGTCGTCCTGCGCCAGGAAAAAGGAGAGTGAGCGTGGAAGCGTGCCCGGCTCGATCTCGATATCGCCGTCCATAGTTATCAATAACGAGCGGTGGCTGGGCATGCGGCGCGAGATCGCGCGCAGCACCTCGGCCATTGCCGAGCGCTTGCCGTCACCCTTCTGAAACATGTAACTGACTTCGACGTTTTGCGGCCAGCCGTTTTCCGCCATTACATGATCGATGACATCGACGTCGCTGCGGTCCGAGATCGCCGCGAAGATCGTCGTCGGCACGCCATAATCCCGCGCTTCACGTATCAGCGCATCGTAGACCGAGAACGAAACCTCCGGTTCGATGCGAAAGGACGTGCAAAGCACATAAAGCGCATCGGGACGTTGAGTCGCTCCGGCCGCATCGGCCTTTTGCCGCAATTGCGGGAACACATGGCGGTTGAACCAGACCGAGCGCACGGCTTGGGTAAACCACCATGAATAGCGCCAAGCGCCGACTACGCCGATCGCGAGGATGAAGCTCTTGGAGTTGGGCGAGAAGACTTCCGGTGGCAGCTCGAAGACGAGCACCACCAGAACAGAGAGCATGAACAGCAGTGTCGTTACCTCGGTAACACGACTGGCCGTCGAACCCTTGCTGTGCTTGTTCAGCGACATGGCAAACCTTCCATGACTGGCGATGGCGGGCTGCTGGCGTTGGCACGATGCGAGAAGCATTGCCCGTTCCGCTAGCAGTACAGGGAAGCGATGGCCATCAAGTTGTCTGGCGTGGCTGCAACGAGTCGCCACGACCCATAGCGAAATACAGCAGTCCGGCTGATTTCACACTTTGCGGATCGAAGAGGTTACGGCCATCGATGATGACCGGGGTGCGCAGGGTGGCGGCGATATGCCCGAAATCCACGGCGCGGAAGGCTTTCCATTCGGTACAGATAACCAGGGCATCGGCGCCTTCGAGTGTGTCGTCGCGGCGTTCGCAGTAGCTCAGGTCGTTGCGTTCGCCATAGATGCGCCGGCATTCGTCCGTTGCCTCTGGGTCGAAGGCTTGCACCCGTGCGCCGGCCGCCCACAAGGCTTCCATCAGGGTACGACTCGGCGCCTCGCGCATATCGTCGGTATTGGGCTTGAACGCCAGCCCCCACAAGGCGATGGTCTTGCCGGCAAGGTCGCCATCGAAAGCCTGTTCGAGCTTCTGGAACAGCTTGCTCTTCTGGCGCTTGTTGACGGCTTCGACAGCACTCAGCAGCTCGGCCTTGTAGCCGATGTCCGCGGCGGTGCGGCCGAGCGCCTGAACGTCCTTGGGGAAGCACGAACCGCCGTAGCCGCAGCCGGGATAGATGAAGTGATAGCCGATACGCGGATCGCTGCCGATGCCGTGGCGAACGTCCTCGATGTCGGCGCCCAGGCTTTCCGCCAGGTTGGAAATCTCGTTCATGAAGCTGATCTTGGTGGCCAGCATGGCGTTGGCCGCGTACTTGGTCAGCTCGGCGCTGCGCACGTCCATGAACATCAGCTTTTCATGGTTGCGATTGTACGGCGCGTAGCATTCGCGCATCGCCTTGACGACCCGCTCGGAATCGGTGCCGACGATGATGCGTGCGCCCTGGGAGAAGTCCTGGACGGCAGCGCCTTCCTTGAGGAACTCGGGGTTGGAGCACACATCGAAGGCCAAATCCAGGCCCCGCTCGTCGAGCACCCGCCGGACGGTTGCGGTGACCTTGTCGGCGGTACCCACCGGAACGGTGGACTTGTCGACGATGACCTTGGGCTCGCACATGTGCTGGGCGATGGTTTCGGCGACCTTGAGCACGTACTTGAGGTCGGCGCTGCCGTCTTCGTCGGCGGGGGTGCCGACGGCGATGAACTGCAGCTTGCCGAACGCAACGGCCTCGGTGGCATCGGTGGTGAAGCGCAGCCGGCCGGCACGCATGTTGGTGGCGATCATCGGCTCGAGGCCGGGCTCGTAGATGGGCACCTCGCCGCGATTGAGGCGGGCGATCTTGTCGGCGTCGACGTCGACGCAGACGACTTCATGGCCGACATCGGCCAGGCAGGTTCCGGTCACAAGACCGACATAACCGGATCCAAAGATGGTTATCTTCATAAGTCACCTCTCCATGGTGTTTGATTTTTGCCGCTACCGAGCGGATGGCATGCACGCCTTGTCCGTTACGTGAGCGAGCGCGTCAGGCTGACTGTCTATCCCTTGTGCGAATGCGAGCATTCGGCAGTGCCGACGTATAATTTCTTGCTGGCTCTCGGCTATCGAGGTTGGCTATCGATCCAGGCCGGCATGCCAGTCTTCTATTCTTAGTCTCCTAAATTAGCCTTTCAATTCAGCGGGTAATGTTTTGTAACCTGTAAGTTACGGCCTCTAGCCTAGGAAAAGCTGGCTCCAACGTCAAAACCTGACGTTGGTTTTTTTCGAATACACTGTTCGAAAATGTCCGATAGTCTCCCTGTCTTCACAGTCAGCGCATATAGGACTAAAATGGTACGCAATCGCTGAGCGAGCTGGAGAGCAGCAATGCTGAAGCTGTCAAAGCTGACCGACTATGCCGCTGTGGTGATGGCACAGATAGCGCGCCACCCCGATCGGGCATATGCCGCTGCGGAGCTTGCTGAAGCAGTGAAGTTGCCGCATCCGACTGTCAGCAAGACGTTGAAGATGCTGGTGCGTGCCGGTCTGCTGGTTTCACGGCGAGGGGTCCAGGGCGGTTATCGCCTGGCGCGCTCGCCGTCGCAGATATCGGCTCGCGACATCATCGCCGCCATCGAAGGGCCGGTGGCAATGACCGAATGCAGCCAGATCGACGGCGATTGCGAGTTGCTGGGCAACTGCAGCGTCGCCGACAACTGGCAGCGCGTGACGCTGGGTGTCCAAACATTGCTCGATAGTGTCAGTTTGGCACACCTGGCACAGACCACGCCAATCAAGTTACCCGTGCAGCTACCCATACAGAGCGTGACGCTAGCGGCTTCGGCCGAGGGCTGACACGCCGATCATCGCTTGAACAGGGCGCAAGCAGACCGCCCGGAGGGGAAGACCATGGCTACAGAGGAAATGGAGCAGCTCGTACGTCGCGAGTATACCCAGGGTTTCGTGACCGACATCGAGAGCGACACGGTTCCGCCCGGCCTGGATGAAAGCGTCATCGCTTTCATCTCGCAGAAGAAGGGCGAACCCCAGTGGATGCTCGACTGGCGTCTCGAGGCTTACCATCAATGGCTGAAGATGACCGCTCCCTCCTGGGCGCATCTCAGTTACCCGGCGATCGACTATCAGGCGATTTCCTACTACAGCGCGCCCAAGAAACCCGAGGACCGACCGCAGAGCCTCGACGAAGTCGACCCCAAGTTGCTCGAGACCTACGAGAAACTGGGCATTCCCCTGCACGAACGTGCGG
The genomic region above belongs to Halomonas zincidurans B6 and contains:
- a CDS encoding ATP phosphoribosyltransferase regulatory subunit; protein product: MTIADRWLLPDGMDEVLPPQATRMETLRRALLDLYYRWGYDLVMPPPVEFLDSLLTGTGTDLDLQTFKLTDQLTGRMMGASADVTPQVARMDAHSLKHRGPARLCYCSHVLRAKADQHQGGRSPVQVGVELFGHAGLEADLEILRLALASLVTAGSQEIHLALGHIGIYRALVEACALSREAELALFEAIERKSPAETEALVDAQIDDPAVARMIKALPGLHGGRDMLDEARAVFADGPAPLGAALDQLQALCEGVAHGPDDVTLYVDLADLRGYQYHTGMMFAAYVPGYGQALVKGGRYDDTGRAFGRARPATGFSMDLKLLATLTEQQPPCDGIWAPADETAGASELDAVVARLREAGERVVRALPGQHADPVEHRCNRRLVRLGDDWQVSPLA
- a CDS encoding adenylosuccinate synthase; its protein translation is MGKNVVVLGTQWGDEGKGKVVDLLTESASAVVRFQGGHNAGHTLVIDGEKTVLHLIPSGILRDDKTCVIGNGVVLSPEALISEIRELEAKGVPVRKRLRLSPACPLILPYHVRLDQAREKARGIAKIGTTGRGIGPAYEDKVARRGLRLGDLLHRERFASKLGEVLDYHNFVLQHYHGEPAVDFQQILDEAMTMAEELRPMVCDTVSLVHDFRKAGDNILFEGAQGSLLDIDHGTYPFVTSSNTTAGGTATGSGVGPLYLDYVLGITKAYTTRVGSGPFPTELFDEFGRHLAERGHEFGATTGRPRRCGWFDAVALRHAVQVNSVSGICLTKLDVLDGLENIRVCIGYRSKDGETLDAPVDSEGYEAVEPLYQDLPGWSESTLGIKRVEDLPANARAYISFLEEQTGTPIDIISTGPDRNETIVLRNPFLD
- a CDS encoding tetratricopeptide repeat protein, translating into MTDQTTYRGIPRREWLAILYTMPLLLALAGCAATNEVTRDSAAPAVPQQYQDWFDGGRPTDMDALDWSRVDFARQAAAAGNTQTAIARFQALANEGFMLPYYELAKIYDKGEAVPRDPQRAAKFYGQALQRPSPILGNASLNLARLYRDGDGVERNDTLAFYLLKQAINEGEVDATPLLADMLARGQGVERQPERAIQLYRKAAENGNTSALLALAEAYRQGGWYQADPQQSKNYAQRYAETIETRARQGDVDAMTNLAALYARDGMLGYQPEKQRRWLMRAADSGDPDALGEVGEALLASGESERALTMLEQAAQAGDVEAMTDLGKALLGEQGITPRPQRAEQWLARASEQGSLNATIALGRAYIDGTQLPGQRQQGIRLLEKAADKDDPLALAVLGDIYLDGEGTLAQPRKAIDYLKRGHQAGSSYATAQLGEAYLTGTGVARSPSRAEKLLREAANQNQSFAARLLGEAYLSGEVIPPDPQAGETLLRQAIKSGDTTAMTVLGKAYLDGPLSGNSDSIGEAQSLLTRAAEQGDDYAMIVLGRAYRDGESLPQNYAKGERWLKRAQAAGRDSAELALARLYRDRGDGNNIDAIIRAARLGEPGAMADLGRAYLKGRLGLEQNTEKAYQWLTKANNAGHAGAAATLGRAYLQGDRFPQNISKGLNYLETAVSRGHIGASADLGARLLNGNQVAANPQRGVSLLQRAIRGGNLGAMQTLGQAYLKGNGVARDTDKGIGLLTRSAERGNAYAAQVLGEAYLSGEGVAKDPAKAKQWLTRAAEAGSLSSQANLGRSLLYGRDGITQNVERGLELLKDAAEQGHAGAQATLGRAYLRGDVLEQDNAKGAEYLFRAARQGHPTARLALAKAYLWTQGLENANQSQALLWLDQTIDGNSQVALETMRDLLENDQAAEIASEVPTTGS